The following coding sequences are from one Apus apus isolate bApuApu2 chromosome 10, bApuApu2.pri.cur, whole genome shotgun sequence window:
- the CCPG1 gene encoding cell cycle progression protein 1 isoform X2, producing MSENSSDSDSSCGWTVINHEGSDIETVTSENGSTNGNPEFVSEEYVSLQEEEQPIDLQAQCNSDGDIPEVDSTLSAFEEAQTVPEGKKEKIPDDGSCIGTISDDSDIVTLEAPKPEETQNQEEPPADGEEAPSSEDFNMGSSSSSQYAFSHVETVSWLEKLRKIPDCVRGWGNEVKEHVSRSLPFQVFSSQASNDESSSDETSSQSSPTVRKRRAKKRVTSGSEAEGGSPAEPESEPPREEQLKRQFSSGLNRCIILALVIAISMGFGHFYGTIQIQKRQQLVTKTRELKDMKDDLYQCQQEQGDKVQHKVGSLKGDLATCLTSTEVVKKSFESQKKSLTAENQHLRESLEKEEKALASLQEELRKLRQQIRNLEDKGTSTESIVMENQKLREHLEEEKQRNHNFLRQKETLFAEAQMLRRELDKERHVTEALKKELEQLSSHQTSDSAADDDTLRENEEIETLRGRLVELEKKLNFEQQRSDLWEKLYVEAKDQSEKQEINEKGQKKGTKGQSRTKKKSKESFFGSVKETFDAMKNSTKEFVRHHKEKIKQAKEAVKENLKKFSDSVKSTFRHFKDTTKNIFDEKEKANDKRHEANKKARTFYREHNSYENLKHMHYRGPHTGKEFRDGRKPQFTTFEKDTDSQKCLNDPSCNRKHPFVLKGCSGIFECAHQEFISLFNRVSDPIRVDEFNRLMRKYLQQVVHNFHHWRELENFIDKFFHNGVFIHDQMLFTDFVNDVKDYLEDMKEYQNNNEKVFEDLDKYIYRYYFHYDNSPQYGPSRPKRPPFTQTENSRHEKQAQKYHHRNKREGKTARKRGTSPV from the exons ATGTCTGAAAATTCCAGTGACAGTGATTCATCTTGTGGCTGGACCGTCATCAATCATGAG GGTTCTGACATAGAGACAGTGACTTCAGAAAACGGAAGCACAAATGGTAACCCTGAGTTTGTTTCAGAAGAGTATGTTTCTTTGCAAGAAGAGGAGCAACCAATTGATTTGCAAG cTCAGTGCAACAGTGATGGAGACATACCAGAGGTAGACAGTACTCTCTCTGCTTTTGAGGAAGCACAGACAGTTCCAGAG ggaaagaaagaaaaaatccctGATGATGGGTCCTGTATTGGAACTATTAGTGATGATTCTGACATTGTTACTCTTGAAGCTCCAAAACCAGAGGAAACTCAAAATCAGGAGGAACCTCCAGCTGATGGTGAAGAAGCTCCAAGTTCAGAGGATTTTAACATGGGTTCCTCTTCTAGCAGTCAATATGCATTTTCCCATGTAGAAACTG TCAGTTGGCTGGAGAAGCTGAGGAAGATTCCTGATTGTGTAAGGGGATGGGGAAATGAGGTGAAAGAGCATGTCTCTCGCAGTCTTCCTTTCCAAG ttttttcatCTCAGGCTAGCAATGATGAATCAAGTAGTGATGAAACCAGCAGTCAGTCCAGTCCTACAGTACGAAAACGTCGGGCTAAGAAGAGGGTGACGTCTGGCTCCGAGGCTGAGGGTGGGTCACCTGCTGAGCCGGAGTCGGAACCGCCCCGAGAAGAGCAGCTCAAGCGCCAGTTCAGCAGTGGCCTTAACAGATGCATCATACTGGCTTTGGTGATTGCAATCAGCATGGGCTTTGGCCATTTCTATG gtACAATACAGATCCAGAAACGTCAGCAGCTGGTGACAAAGACACGTGAATTAAAGGATATGAAAGATGACCTTTACCAGTGCCAACAAGAGCAAGGAGATAAAGTGCAACATAAAGTGGGG tCACTCAAGGGGGATCTTGCCACGTGTCTGACCTCTACTGAAGTGGTGAAGAAATCCTTtgaatctcaaaaaaaaagtcttactGCAGAAAATCAGCACTTAAGAGAATCTctagagaaggaagaaaaagctttggCCTCACTTCAGGAAGAATTAAGGAAGCTAAGACAACAAATTAGAAACTTAGAAGATAAAGGTACTAGCACTGAGTCTATTGTAATGGAAAATCAGAAACTAAGAGAAcatttggaagaggaaaaacaaagaaaccacaACTTTCTTAGGCAAAAGGAAACACTCTTTGCAGAGGCACAGATGTTAAGGAGAGAACTGGACAAAGAACGTCATGTCACAGAAGCTCTCAAAAAAGAACTAGAACAATTAAGTTCTCATCAAACATCTGACAGTGCTGCTGATGATGATACGTTAAGAGAGAACGAAGAAATAGAAACTCTGCGAGGAAGACTAGTAGAGCTAGAAAAAAAGCTAAACTTTGAGCAGCAGCGTTCTGACTTATGGGAGAAGCTGTATGTTGAAGCAAAAGACCaaagtgaaaaacaagaaataaatgaaaagggacaaaaaaagGGCACCAAAGGGCAAAGTAGGactaaaaagaaatcaaaggaaTCATTTTTTGGTTCAGTTAAAGAAACTTTTGATGCTATGAAAAATTCCACGAAAGAGTTTGTAAGACACCATAAAGAGAAGATTAAGCAGGCTAAggaagcagtgaaagaaaacctgaaaaaattTTCTGATTCTGTAAAGTCTACATTCAGACACTTCAAAGATaccacaaaaaacatttttgatgAAAAGGAGAAGGCAAATGACAAAAGACATGAGGCGAACAAGAAAGCTCGAACCTTTTACCGAGAACATAACTCTTACGAGAATCTGAAGCACATGCATTACAGGGGACCTCACACGGGAAAAGAATTCAGAGATGGAAGAAAACCTCAGTTTACAACATTTGAAAAAGATACAGATTCACAGAAATGCCTCAATGACCCTTCGTGTAATAGAAAACATCCGTTTGTCTTAAAGGGCTGCTCTGGTATTTTTGAATGTGCTCATCAAGAATTCATTAGTCTCTTTAACAGAGTATCAGATCCTATCAGGGTGGATGAATTTAATCGGCTAATGAGAAAGTATTTGCAACAAGTTGTACATAACTTTCATCACTGGAGAGAATTAGAAAATTTCATTGATAAATTTTTTCATAATGGAGTTTTTATACATGACCAGATGCTGTTCACTGATTTTGTTAATGATGTCAAGGATTACCTGGAAGATATGAAGGAATaccaaaataataatgaaaaggtTTTTGAGGATTTGGACAAATACATCTACAGATACTACTTTCATTATGATAATTCACCCCAGTATGGACCCAG TCGACCTAAAAGGCCACCTTTCACACAAACTGAAAATTCCAGACATGAAAAACAAGCTCAGAAGTACCACCACCGTAATAAAAGAGAAG GAAAGACTGCTAGAAAAAGAGGTACCTCTCCTGTTTGA
- the CCPG1 gene encoding cell cycle progression protein 1 isoform X1 has product MSENSSDSDSSCGWTVINHEGSDIETVTSENGSTNGNPEFVSEEYVSLQEEEQPIDLQAQCNSDGDIPEVDSTLSAFEEAQTVPEGKKEKIPDDGSCIGTISDDSDIVTLEAPKPEETQNQEEPPADGEEAPSSEDFNMGSSSSSQYAFSHVETVSWLEKLRKIPDCVRGWGNEVKEHVSRSLPFQVFSSQASNDESSSDETSSQSSPTVRKRRAKKRVTSGSEAEGGSPAEPESEPPREEQLKRQFSSGLNRCIILALVIAISMGFGHFYGTIQIQKRQQLVTKTRELKDMKDDLYQCQQEQGDKVQHKVGSLKGDLATCLTSTEVVKKSFESQKKSLTAENQHLRESLEKEEKALASLQEELRKLRQQIRNLEDKGTSTESIVMENQKLREHLEEEKQRNHNFLRQKETLFAEAQMLRRELDKERHVTEALKKELEQLSSHQTSDSAADDDTLRENEEIETLRGRLVELEKKLNFEQQRSDLWEKLYVEAKDQSEKQEINEKGQKKGTKGQSRTKKKSKESFFGSVKETFDAMKNSTKEFVRHHKEKIKQAKEAVKENLKKFSDSVKSTFRHFKDTTKNIFDEKEKANDKRHEANKKARTFYREHNSYENLKHMHYRGPHTGKEFRDGRKPQFTTFEKDTDSQKCLNDPSCNRKHPFVLKGCSGIFECAHQEFISLFNRVSDPIRVDEFNRLMRKYLQQVVHNFHHWRELENFIDKFFHNGVFIHDQMLFTDFVNDVKDYLEDMKEYQNNNEKVFEDLDKYIYRYYFHYDNSPQYGPSRPKRPPFTQTENSRHEKQAQKYHHRNKREGKWHKHGRTNGRHMANLEIELGQLPFDPKY; this is encoded by the exons ATGTCTGAAAATTCCAGTGACAGTGATTCATCTTGTGGCTGGACCGTCATCAATCATGAG GGTTCTGACATAGAGACAGTGACTTCAGAAAACGGAAGCACAAATGGTAACCCTGAGTTTGTTTCAGAAGAGTATGTTTCTTTGCAAGAAGAGGAGCAACCAATTGATTTGCAAG cTCAGTGCAACAGTGATGGAGACATACCAGAGGTAGACAGTACTCTCTCTGCTTTTGAGGAAGCACAGACAGTTCCAGAG ggaaagaaagaaaaaatccctGATGATGGGTCCTGTATTGGAACTATTAGTGATGATTCTGACATTGTTACTCTTGAAGCTCCAAAACCAGAGGAAACTCAAAATCAGGAGGAACCTCCAGCTGATGGTGAAGAAGCTCCAAGTTCAGAGGATTTTAACATGGGTTCCTCTTCTAGCAGTCAATATGCATTTTCCCATGTAGAAACTG TCAGTTGGCTGGAGAAGCTGAGGAAGATTCCTGATTGTGTAAGGGGATGGGGAAATGAGGTGAAAGAGCATGTCTCTCGCAGTCTTCCTTTCCAAG ttttttcatCTCAGGCTAGCAATGATGAATCAAGTAGTGATGAAACCAGCAGTCAGTCCAGTCCTACAGTACGAAAACGTCGGGCTAAGAAGAGGGTGACGTCTGGCTCCGAGGCTGAGGGTGGGTCACCTGCTGAGCCGGAGTCGGAACCGCCCCGAGAAGAGCAGCTCAAGCGCCAGTTCAGCAGTGGCCTTAACAGATGCATCATACTGGCTTTGGTGATTGCAATCAGCATGGGCTTTGGCCATTTCTATG gtACAATACAGATCCAGAAACGTCAGCAGCTGGTGACAAAGACACGTGAATTAAAGGATATGAAAGATGACCTTTACCAGTGCCAACAAGAGCAAGGAGATAAAGTGCAACATAAAGTGGGG tCACTCAAGGGGGATCTTGCCACGTGTCTGACCTCTACTGAAGTGGTGAAGAAATCCTTtgaatctcaaaaaaaaagtcttactGCAGAAAATCAGCACTTAAGAGAATCTctagagaaggaagaaaaagctttggCCTCACTTCAGGAAGAATTAAGGAAGCTAAGACAACAAATTAGAAACTTAGAAGATAAAGGTACTAGCACTGAGTCTATTGTAATGGAAAATCAGAAACTAAGAGAAcatttggaagaggaaaaacaaagaaaccacaACTTTCTTAGGCAAAAGGAAACACTCTTTGCAGAGGCACAGATGTTAAGGAGAGAACTGGACAAAGAACGTCATGTCACAGAAGCTCTCAAAAAAGAACTAGAACAATTAAGTTCTCATCAAACATCTGACAGTGCTGCTGATGATGATACGTTAAGAGAGAACGAAGAAATAGAAACTCTGCGAGGAAGACTAGTAGAGCTAGAAAAAAAGCTAAACTTTGAGCAGCAGCGTTCTGACTTATGGGAGAAGCTGTATGTTGAAGCAAAAGACCaaagtgaaaaacaagaaataaatgaaaagggacaaaaaaagGGCACCAAAGGGCAAAGTAGGactaaaaagaaatcaaaggaaTCATTTTTTGGTTCAGTTAAAGAAACTTTTGATGCTATGAAAAATTCCACGAAAGAGTTTGTAAGACACCATAAAGAGAAGATTAAGCAGGCTAAggaagcagtgaaagaaaacctgaaaaaattTTCTGATTCTGTAAAGTCTACATTCAGACACTTCAAAGATaccacaaaaaacatttttgatgAAAAGGAGAAGGCAAATGACAAAAGACATGAGGCGAACAAGAAAGCTCGAACCTTTTACCGAGAACATAACTCTTACGAGAATCTGAAGCACATGCATTACAGGGGACCTCACACGGGAAAAGAATTCAGAGATGGAAGAAAACCTCAGTTTACAACATTTGAAAAAGATACAGATTCACAGAAATGCCTCAATGACCCTTCGTGTAATAGAAAACATCCGTTTGTCTTAAAGGGCTGCTCTGGTATTTTTGAATGTGCTCATCAAGAATTCATTAGTCTCTTTAACAGAGTATCAGATCCTATCAGGGTGGATGAATTTAATCGGCTAATGAGAAAGTATTTGCAACAAGTTGTACATAACTTTCATCACTGGAGAGAATTAGAAAATTTCATTGATAAATTTTTTCATAATGGAGTTTTTATACATGACCAGATGCTGTTCACTGATTTTGTTAATGATGTCAAGGATTACCTGGAAGATATGAAGGAATaccaaaataataatgaaaaggtTTTTGAGGATTTGGACAAATACATCTACAGATACTACTTTCATTATGATAATTCACCCCAGTATGGACCCAG TCGACCTAAAAGGCCACCTTTCACACAAACTGAAAATTCCAGACATGAAAAACAAGCTCAGAAGTACCACCACCGTAATAAAAGAGAAGGTAAATGGCATAAACATGGTCGCACTAATGGAAGACACATGGCAAATCTTGAAATAGAACTAGGCCAGTTGCCCTTTGATCCAAAATATTGA
- the CCPG1 gene encoding cell cycle progression protein 1 isoform X3: MSENSSDSDSSCGWTVINHEGSDIETVTSENGSTNGNPEFVSEEYVSLQEEEQPIDLQAQCNSDGDIPEVDSTLSAFEEAQTVPEGKKEKIPDDGSCIGTISDDSDIVTLEAPKPEETQNQEEPPADGEEAPSSEDFNMGSSSSSQYAFSHVETVSWLEKLRKIPDCVRGWGNEVKEHVSRSLPFQVFSSQASNDESSSDETSSQSSPTVRKRRAKKRVTSGSEAEGGSPAEPESEPPREEQLKRQFSSGLNRCIILALVIAISMGFGHFYGTIQIQKRQQLVTKTRELKDMKDDLYQCQQEQGDKVQHKVGSLKGDLATCLTSTEVVKKSFESQKKSLTAENQHLRESLEKEEKALASLQEELRKLRQQIRNLEDKGTSTESIVMENQKLREHLEEEKQRNHNFLRQKETLFAEAQMLRRELDKERHVTEALKKELEQLSSHQTSDSAADDDTLRENEEIETLRGRLVELEKKLNFEQQRSDLWEKLYVEAKDQSEKQEINEKGQKKGTKGQSRTKKKSKESFFGSVKETFDAMKNSTKEFVRHHKEKIKQAKEAVKENLKKFSDSVKSTFRHFKDTTKNIFDEKEKANDKRHEANKKARTFYREHNSYENLKHMHYRGPHTGKEFRDGRKPQFTTFEKDTDSQKCLNDPSCNRKHPFVLKGCSGIFECAHQEFISLFNRVSDPIRVDEFNRLMRKYLQQVVHNFHHWRELENFIDKFFHNGVFIHDQMLFTDFVNDVKDYLEDMKEYQNNNEKVFEDLDKYIYRYYFHYDNSPQYGPSRPKRPPFTQTENSRHEKQAQKYHHRNKREVFGAM; this comes from the exons ATGTCTGAAAATTCCAGTGACAGTGATTCATCTTGTGGCTGGACCGTCATCAATCATGAG GGTTCTGACATAGAGACAGTGACTTCAGAAAACGGAAGCACAAATGGTAACCCTGAGTTTGTTTCAGAAGAGTATGTTTCTTTGCAAGAAGAGGAGCAACCAATTGATTTGCAAG cTCAGTGCAACAGTGATGGAGACATACCAGAGGTAGACAGTACTCTCTCTGCTTTTGAGGAAGCACAGACAGTTCCAGAG ggaaagaaagaaaaaatccctGATGATGGGTCCTGTATTGGAACTATTAGTGATGATTCTGACATTGTTACTCTTGAAGCTCCAAAACCAGAGGAAACTCAAAATCAGGAGGAACCTCCAGCTGATGGTGAAGAAGCTCCAAGTTCAGAGGATTTTAACATGGGTTCCTCTTCTAGCAGTCAATATGCATTTTCCCATGTAGAAACTG TCAGTTGGCTGGAGAAGCTGAGGAAGATTCCTGATTGTGTAAGGGGATGGGGAAATGAGGTGAAAGAGCATGTCTCTCGCAGTCTTCCTTTCCAAG ttttttcatCTCAGGCTAGCAATGATGAATCAAGTAGTGATGAAACCAGCAGTCAGTCCAGTCCTACAGTACGAAAACGTCGGGCTAAGAAGAGGGTGACGTCTGGCTCCGAGGCTGAGGGTGGGTCACCTGCTGAGCCGGAGTCGGAACCGCCCCGAGAAGAGCAGCTCAAGCGCCAGTTCAGCAGTGGCCTTAACAGATGCATCATACTGGCTTTGGTGATTGCAATCAGCATGGGCTTTGGCCATTTCTATG gtACAATACAGATCCAGAAACGTCAGCAGCTGGTGACAAAGACACGTGAATTAAAGGATATGAAAGATGACCTTTACCAGTGCCAACAAGAGCAAGGAGATAAAGTGCAACATAAAGTGGGG tCACTCAAGGGGGATCTTGCCACGTGTCTGACCTCTACTGAAGTGGTGAAGAAATCCTTtgaatctcaaaaaaaaagtcttactGCAGAAAATCAGCACTTAAGAGAATCTctagagaaggaagaaaaagctttggCCTCACTTCAGGAAGAATTAAGGAAGCTAAGACAACAAATTAGAAACTTAGAAGATAAAGGTACTAGCACTGAGTCTATTGTAATGGAAAATCAGAAACTAAGAGAAcatttggaagaggaaaaacaaagaaaccacaACTTTCTTAGGCAAAAGGAAACACTCTTTGCAGAGGCACAGATGTTAAGGAGAGAACTGGACAAAGAACGTCATGTCACAGAAGCTCTCAAAAAAGAACTAGAACAATTAAGTTCTCATCAAACATCTGACAGTGCTGCTGATGATGATACGTTAAGAGAGAACGAAGAAATAGAAACTCTGCGAGGAAGACTAGTAGAGCTAGAAAAAAAGCTAAACTTTGAGCAGCAGCGTTCTGACTTATGGGAGAAGCTGTATGTTGAAGCAAAAGACCaaagtgaaaaacaagaaataaatgaaaagggacaaaaaaagGGCACCAAAGGGCAAAGTAGGactaaaaagaaatcaaaggaaTCATTTTTTGGTTCAGTTAAAGAAACTTTTGATGCTATGAAAAATTCCACGAAAGAGTTTGTAAGACACCATAAAGAGAAGATTAAGCAGGCTAAggaagcagtgaaagaaaacctgaaaaaattTTCTGATTCTGTAAAGTCTACATTCAGACACTTCAAAGATaccacaaaaaacatttttgatgAAAAGGAGAAGGCAAATGACAAAAGACATGAGGCGAACAAGAAAGCTCGAACCTTTTACCGAGAACATAACTCTTACGAGAATCTGAAGCACATGCATTACAGGGGACCTCACACGGGAAAAGAATTCAGAGATGGAAGAAAACCTCAGTTTACAACATTTGAAAAAGATACAGATTCACAGAAATGCCTCAATGACCCTTCGTGTAATAGAAAACATCCGTTTGTCTTAAAGGGCTGCTCTGGTATTTTTGAATGTGCTCATCAAGAATTCATTAGTCTCTTTAACAGAGTATCAGATCCTATCAGGGTGGATGAATTTAATCGGCTAATGAGAAAGTATTTGCAACAAGTTGTACATAACTTTCATCACTGGAGAGAATTAGAAAATTTCATTGATAAATTTTTTCATAATGGAGTTTTTATACATGACCAGATGCTGTTCACTGATTTTGTTAATGATGTCAAGGATTACCTGGAAGATATGAAGGAATaccaaaataataatgaaaaggtTTTTGAGGATTTGGACAAATACATCTACAGATACTACTTTCATTATGATAATTCACCCCAGTATGGACCCAG TCGACCTAAAAGGCCACCTTTCACACAAACTGAAAATTCCAGACATGAAAAACAAGCTCAGAAGTACCACCACCGTAATAAAAGAGAAG TATTTGGAGCAATGTAA
- the CCPG1 gene encoding cell cycle progression protein 1 isoform X4, with protein MSENSSDSDSSCGWTVINHEGSDIETVTSENGSTNGNPEFVSEEYVSLQEEEQPIDLQAQCNSDGDIPEVDSTLSAFEEAQTVPEGKKEKIPDDGSCIGTISDDSDIVTLEAPKPEETQNQEEPPADGEEAPSSEDFNMGSSSSSQYAFSHVETVFSSQASNDESSSDETSSQSSPTVRKRRAKKRVTSGSEAEGGSPAEPESEPPREEQLKRQFSSGLNRCIILALVIAISMGFGHFYGTIQIQKRQQLVTKTRELKDMKDDLYQCQQEQGDKVQHKVGSLKGDLATCLTSTEVVKKSFESQKKSLTAENQHLRESLEKEEKALASLQEELRKLRQQIRNLEDKGTSTESIVMENQKLREHLEEEKQRNHNFLRQKETLFAEAQMLRRELDKERHVTEALKKELEQLSSHQTSDSAADDDTLRENEEIETLRGRLVELEKKLNFEQQRSDLWEKLYVEAKDQSEKQEINEKGQKKGTKGQSRTKKKSKESFFGSVKETFDAMKNSTKEFVRHHKEKIKQAKEAVKENLKKFSDSVKSTFRHFKDTTKNIFDEKEKANDKRHEANKKARTFYREHNSYENLKHMHYRGPHTGKEFRDGRKPQFTTFEKDTDSQKCLNDPSCNRKHPFVLKGCSGIFECAHQEFISLFNRVSDPIRVDEFNRLMRKYLQQVVHNFHHWRELENFIDKFFHNGVFIHDQMLFTDFVNDVKDYLEDMKEYQNNNEKVFEDLDKYIYRYYFHYDNSPQYGPSRPKRPPFTQTENSRHEKQAQKYHHRNKREGKWHKHGRTNGRHMANLEIELGQLPFDPKY; from the exons ATGTCTGAAAATTCCAGTGACAGTGATTCATCTTGTGGCTGGACCGTCATCAATCATGAG GGTTCTGACATAGAGACAGTGACTTCAGAAAACGGAAGCACAAATGGTAACCCTGAGTTTGTTTCAGAAGAGTATGTTTCTTTGCAAGAAGAGGAGCAACCAATTGATTTGCAAG cTCAGTGCAACAGTGATGGAGACATACCAGAGGTAGACAGTACTCTCTCTGCTTTTGAGGAAGCACAGACAGTTCCAGAG ggaaagaaagaaaaaatccctGATGATGGGTCCTGTATTGGAACTATTAGTGATGATTCTGACATTGTTACTCTTGAAGCTCCAAAACCAGAGGAAACTCAAAATCAGGAGGAACCTCCAGCTGATGGTGAAGAAGCTCCAAGTTCAGAGGATTTTAACATGGGTTCCTCTTCTAGCAGTCAATATGCATTTTCCCATGTAGAAACTG ttttttcatCTCAGGCTAGCAATGATGAATCAAGTAGTGATGAAACCAGCAGTCAGTCCAGTCCTACAGTACGAAAACGTCGGGCTAAGAAGAGGGTGACGTCTGGCTCCGAGGCTGAGGGTGGGTCACCTGCTGAGCCGGAGTCGGAACCGCCCCGAGAAGAGCAGCTCAAGCGCCAGTTCAGCAGTGGCCTTAACAGATGCATCATACTGGCTTTGGTGATTGCAATCAGCATGGGCTTTGGCCATTTCTATG gtACAATACAGATCCAGAAACGTCAGCAGCTGGTGACAAAGACACGTGAATTAAAGGATATGAAAGATGACCTTTACCAGTGCCAACAAGAGCAAGGAGATAAAGTGCAACATAAAGTGGGG tCACTCAAGGGGGATCTTGCCACGTGTCTGACCTCTACTGAAGTGGTGAAGAAATCCTTtgaatctcaaaaaaaaagtcttactGCAGAAAATCAGCACTTAAGAGAATCTctagagaaggaagaaaaagctttggCCTCACTTCAGGAAGAATTAAGGAAGCTAAGACAACAAATTAGAAACTTAGAAGATAAAGGTACTAGCACTGAGTCTATTGTAATGGAAAATCAGAAACTAAGAGAAcatttggaagaggaaaaacaaagaaaccacaACTTTCTTAGGCAAAAGGAAACACTCTTTGCAGAGGCACAGATGTTAAGGAGAGAACTGGACAAAGAACGTCATGTCACAGAAGCTCTCAAAAAAGAACTAGAACAATTAAGTTCTCATCAAACATCTGACAGTGCTGCTGATGATGATACGTTAAGAGAGAACGAAGAAATAGAAACTCTGCGAGGAAGACTAGTAGAGCTAGAAAAAAAGCTAAACTTTGAGCAGCAGCGTTCTGACTTATGGGAGAAGCTGTATGTTGAAGCAAAAGACCaaagtgaaaaacaagaaataaatgaaaagggacaaaaaaagGGCACCAAAGGGCAAAGTAGGactaaaaagaaatcaaaggaaTCATTTTTTGGTTCAGTTAAAGAAACTTTTGATGCTATGAAAAATTCCACGAAAGAGTTTGTAAGACACCATAAAGAGAAGATTAAGCAGGCTAAggaagcagtgaaagaaaacctgaaaaaattTTCTGATTCTGTAAAGTCTACATTCAGACACTTCAAAGATaccacaaaaaacatttttgatgAAAAGGAGAAGGCAAATGACAAAAGACATGAGGCGAACAAGAAAGCTCGAACCTTTTACCGAGAACATAACTCTTACGAGAATCTGAAGCACATGCATTACAGGGGACCTCACACGGGAAAAGAATTCAGAGATGGAAGAAAACCTCAGTTTACAACATTTGAAAAAGATACAGATTCACAGAAATGCCTCAATGACCCTTCGTGTAATAGAAAACATCCGTTTGTCTTAAAGGGCTGCTCTGGTATTTTTGAATGTGCTCATCAAGAATTCATTAGTCTCTTTAACAGAGTATCAGATCCTATCAGGGTGGATGAATTTAATCGGCTAATGAGAAAGTATTTGCAACAAGTTGTACATAACTTTCATCACTGGAGAGAATTAGAAAATTTCATTGATAAATTTTTTCATAATGGAGTTTTTATACATGACCAGATGCTGTTCACTGATTTTGTTAATGATGTCAAGGATTACCTGGAAGATATGAAGGAATaccaaaataataatgaaaaggtTTTTGAGGATTTGGACAAATACATCTACAGATACTACTTTCATTATGATAATTCACCCCAGTATGGACCCAG TCGACCTAAAAGGCCACCTTTCACACAAACTGAAAATTCCAGACATGAAAAACAAGCTCAGAAGTACCACCACCGTAATAAAAGAGAAGGTAAATGGCATAAACATGGTCGCACTAATGGAAGACACATGGCAAATCTTGAAATAGAACTAGGCCAGTTGCCCTTTGATCCAAAATATTGA